From the genome of Eucalyptus grandis isolate ANBG69807.140 chromosome 2, ASM1654582v1, whole genome shotgun sequence, one region includes:
- the LOC104424133 gene encoding putative disease resistance protein At3g14460 — MLSIVPIVGMGGVGKTALAQRVYNDAKVNGCFEKRAWVCVSDVFNVLDITKTTLRSITGLSNEGEDLNELQVKLKDSLSGKKFLVVLDDIWNEKYEKWTALLKPFEAGAKGSKIIITTRNLHVASITRASPYPLRELSFDDCVSLLAFHALGATNFESHPAFKIIGKKIAKRCKGLPLAAKMVGGVLRTKSNPDEWEDTLKNKIWDIPMVENDEVLPVLKLSYVHLPSYLKRCFAYCAVFPKDYEIERDELVHLWIAGGFLDGQKANENILKLGRKHFDELVSRSFLQQSSIDASKFSMHDLLNDLAKSILGGTCFSSGGSQVASNEHDVSSLEKTRYASFIPSWYVTSKCLKPYQGMKALRSLILVRDGTSVGSFSISNKVLHDLLTNLKYLRVFSLCRCQIIEVPNCVGDLKHLRYLNFSYTNIERLPESIDTLCKLQALILRGCQMLSQLPQCITKLVSLQFLDIRDTWSLKEIPLGIGNLKNLIILSKFVVGLEKGSQLKELKNLPHLEGELFISELQKVEKVIDAVDANLLRKLGLTNLSLHWGEHLGDLHNHEREA, encoded by the coding sequence ATGCTAAGCATAGTCCCCATAGTTGGGATGGGCGGTGTTGGAAAGACAGCCTTGGCTCAACGAGTATATAATGATGCCAAAGTGAATGGCTGTTTTGAGAAGAGAGCATGGGTTTGTGTCTCAGATGTTTTTAATGTCCTTGACATAACAAAGACTACTTTGCGGTCAATCACGGGGTTGTCCAACGAGGGTGAAGATCTTAATGAGCTTCAAGTTAAGTTGAAGGATAGTCTATCTgggaagaagtttcttgtggttttaGACGATATCTGGAATGAAAAGTATGAAAAATGGACTGCCCTCTTAAAGCCATTTGAAGCGGGAGCTAAGGgaagcaagatcatcatcaCAACTCGCAACCTTCATGTTGCCTCTATAACAAGAGCTTCGCCATATCCTTTGAGAGAATTGTCCTTTGATGATTGTGTAAGCTTATTAGCCTTTCATGCTCTTGGAGCAACAAATTTTGAGAGCCACCCGGCTTTTAAAATAATAGGGAAGAAGATAGCTAAAAGATGTAAAGGTTTACCTTTGGCAGCAAAGATGGTGGGTGGTGTCCTACGTACAAAAAGTAATCCTGATGAATGGGAAGATACCTTAAAGAACAAAATATGGGATATTCCGATGGTAGAGAATGATGAGGTTCTCCCAGTTTTAAAATTGAGTTATGTCCATCTTCCTTCCTATTTGAAGAGATGTTTTGCGTATTGTGCGGTATTTCCCAAGGATTACGAAATTGAGAGGGATGAGTTGGTACACTTATGGATAGCAGGGGGATTTTTAGATGGGCAAAAAGCAAATGAGAATATCTTGAAATTGGGACGGAAGCACTTTGATGAGTTAGTATCCAGgtcatttcttcaacaatcgaGTATCGACGCATCTaagttttcaatgcatgatcttTTGAATGATCTAGCAAAGTCAATTTTGGGTGGGACTTGCTTTAGCTCGGGGGGGTCTCAGGTGGCAAGTAATGAACATGATGTATCATCTCTTGAAAAAACTCGCTATGCATCATTCATCCCATCATGGTATGTTACATCAAAATGCTTGAAACCATATCAAGGAATGAAGGCACTAAGAAGTTTAATTCTAGTGCGTGATGGAACTAGTGTGGGCTCTTTCTCTATTTCCAACAAGGTGCTACATGACTTGCTAACAAACTTGAAGTACTTGAGAGTATTCTCGTTATGTCGTTGTCAGATCATAGAGGTACCGAATTGTGTTGGTGATTTAAAACACCTTCGATATCTCAATTTCTCGTACACTAATATCGAGAGGCTACCTGAGTCAATCGACACCTTGTGCAAATTACAAGCTCTGATTTTAAGAGGTTGTCAAATGCTTTCACAGTTGCCTCAATGTATCACAAAGTTAGTTAGCTTACAATTTCTTGATATTAGAGATACATGGAGTCTAAAAGAGATACCATTGGGTATCGGTAATTTAAAGAATCTTATTATCTTGTCCAAGTTTGTGGTAGGACTAGAGAAAGGGTCGCAGTTGAAAGAGTTAAAGAACTTGCCACATCTTGAAGGAGAATTATTCATATCAGAATTGCAAAAGGTGGAAAAAGTTATAGATGCAGTTGATGCTAATTTGCTTCGAAAGCTAGGCCTTACCAACTTATCCTTGCATTGGGGTGAACATTTGGGGGATCTCCATAATCATGAGCGCGAAGCATAG